A single Methylomonas sp. AM2-LC DNA region contains:
- a CDS encoding zf-HC2 domain-containing protein → MNCENMANLIHAYHDNQLDLPVALDIEAHLHECEHCRTLLSQLNSLRNQVQAGMHYQRTPDNLRLALQKIGKEPDKQRSALFRFNWPLNLIKPLASFAILLLAISIGFQSRNMSHDELLADEVVSGHIRSLMVNHLTDVASSDQHTVKPWFNGKLDYSPQVKDFVAQDFQLLGGRLDFLDSRPVTALVYKRRQHIINVFIWPDSISQHKNQYNKELNGFNIIAFKAHDMNYWLVSDLNQNELMELKNDLDLP, encoded by the coding sequence ATGAACTGCGAAAATATGGCAAATTTAATACACGCTTACCATGATAACCAATTGGATTTGCCAGTGGCTCTAGACATAGAAGCTCATCTGCACGAATGTGAGCATTGCCGAACGCTACTCTCACAACTAAACAGTTTGCGAAATCAAGTTCAGGCTGGCATGCATTACCAAAGAACACCTGACAATTTACGCCTAGCTCTGCAAAAAATCGGGAAAGAGCCTGATAAACAACGCTCTGCTTTGTTTAGATTTAACTGGCCGCTAAATCTCATTAAACCATTAGCCAGCTTTGCAATCTTACTGTTAGCTATCAGTATTGGTTTTCAGAGCCGTAATATGTCGCACGACGAGCTTCTGGCTGACGAAGTGGTTTCAGGACACATTCGCTCGTTGATGGTTAATCATTTAACCGATGTTGCATCGTCTGATCAACATACTGTTAAACCCTGGTTTAACGGCAAACTGGATTATTCTCCACAGGTAAAAGATTTTGTTGCACAAGATTTTCAGTTGCTAGGCGGACGTTTAGATTTTTTGGATTCACGTCCAGTCACTGCATTGGTATACAAACGCAGACAACATATCATTAATGTTTTTATCTGGCCAGACTCCATAAGCCAGCATAAAAATCAATACAATAAAGAACTGAATGGCTTCAATATTATTGCTTTTAAGGCTCACGACATGAACTATTGGCTAGTTTCTGATTTAAATCAGAACGAACTAATGGAATTAAAAAACGACTTGGATTTACCTTAG
- a CDS encoding diguanylate cyclase has translation MAFATETPSGDSVDIQLRWHHQFQFAGYYAALEKGFYQDEGFTVNLHAGDPEHQPVTEVLSGHALYAEGNSEVLYQRLLGKPLVALAVIFQHSPSILLVRKESGITGADGLRNKKIMLMNVTEDADFLTVFLREGIPLNQLNIVPSSYNINDLITGKVDAFNSYITNEPYLLKQQNIAYNIIDPSQYGVDFYSDILFTTEKELHDHPQRVAAIKRATLKGWRYAMDHPQEIIELLKSKYAVSKSIEHLNYEATTMRALIYPDLIEIGHMNTDRWQRMADTFVRAGLVSNTNTLQGFIYAPHAEEKWPRWLLPMLLVGVVLLVFAVIVGFYFFRMHRDMLDAQTKLLEVNNQLTNEIIERKAVEDSLRKSESQYQRLAHIDYLTGLSNRRYFMEQAEAEFTRIIRYGGELSLLMLDLDNFKLINDRYGHQSGDLVLQMFGSLARATVRDIDVIGRLGGEEFAIILPETSENKAIEVAERFRDLVSQAVVTVEEGIDIQFTVSIGVATLNQSCVSLSKLFVEADQALYKAKSEGRNRVCPEPQVYSN, from the coding sequence TTGGCCTTTGCCACGGAAACCCCTTCAGGCGATAGTGTCGATATCCAGCTGCGCTGGCATCACCAGTTTCAGTTTGCGGGTTATTATGCTGCTCTGGAGAAAGGTTTCTATCAGGACGAAGGCTTTACGGTTAATCTGCATGCCGGAGATCCAGAGCATCAACCTGTAACCGAAGTATTATCCGGACACGCTCTCTACGCAGAAGGCAATAGTGAAGTACTTTATCAGCGCTTATTGGGTAAACCTTTAGTGGCACTGGCTGTTATTTTTCAGCATTCGCCTTCAATTTTGTTAGTACGTAAGGAATCCGGTATTACCGGTGCAGATGGCTTGCGCAATAAAAAAATCATGTTGATGAATGTCACGGAAGATGCTGATTTTCTGACCGTTTTTTTACGTGAAGGTATACCTCTTAATCAACTGAATATTGTTCCCAGTAGTTATAATATTAATGATTTAATCACCGGTAAGGTTGATGCATTTAACTCCTATATCACCAATGAGCCTTATCTGCTGAAGCAACAAAATATTGCTTATAATATTATCGATCCAAGTCAGTACGGTGTTGATTTTTATAGTGATATTCTGTTTACAACGGAAAAAGAGTTACATGACCACCCGCAACGGGTTGCAGCCATTAAACGAGCCACTTTAAAAGGTTGGCGATATGCGATGGATCATCCGCAAGAAATCATCGAACTGCTGAAAAGTAAATACGCTGTATCGAAAAGCATTGAGCATCTTAACTATGAAGCAACGACCATGCGTGCGCTTATTTATCCGGATTTAATTGAAATTGGGCATATGAATACAGATCGTTGGCAGCGCATGGCTGACACTTTTGTACGTGCTGGTTTGGTCAGTAATACCAATACCCTGCAAGGGTTTATTTATGCACCGCATGCAGAGGAAAAGTGGCCGCGCTGGTTATTACCCATGCTACTCGTAGGCGTGGTGTTATTAGTATTTGCAGTGATTGTAGGTTTTTATTTTTTTCGTATGCATCGAGATATGCTGGATGCCCAGACAAAATTATTGGAAGTTAATAATCAATTGACCAATGAAATTATTGAACGCAAAGCCGTAGAGGATTCGTTACGTAAAAGCGAATCGCAATATCAACGTTTGGCGCATATTGATTATCTAACCGGCTTAAGTAATCGCCGTTACTTTATGGAACAGGCTGAAGCAGAGTTTACCCGCATTATCCGCTATGGCGGGGAATTATCCTTATTGATGCTTGATCTGGATAATTTTAAGCTGATTAATGATCGTTATGGTCATCAATCGGGTGATTTGGTTTTGCAAATGTTTGGTAGTCTTGCCCGTGCTACAGTGCGCGATATCGATGTGATTGGTCGCCTGGGTGGTGAAGAGTTTGCCATCATATTGCCAGAAACCTCCGAAAATAAAGCTATCGAAGTAGCGGAGCGGTTCAGAGATCTGGTTTCGCAAGCGGTGGTGACGGTAGAAGAAGGTATTGATATCCAATTTACCGTTTCCATAGGCGTTGCTACGCTGAATCAGTCATGTGTAAGTTTATCTAAATTATTCGTTGAAGCGGATCAAGCACTTTATAAAGCCAAATCCGAGGGGCGCAACCGGGTTTGTCCTGAACCACAAGTTTATTCCAATTGA
- a CDS encoding response regulator yields MVNLDCLHKYRVLYVEDDIETREELEMMLRTKIQNLYVASNGKEGLALYKQYKPDIVITDIQMPVMNGLSMAADIKAINPDQAIVILSAYNDTEYLFRALQIGLQDYITKPISVAHLLDKLVKIVNQLSLKSEFDRQHKLLEHYKRLIDEKAIVAKISSNGLIDYVNNKFCQLSGYAEQELLGQEFLLDTEILNTEIQPETLFNLITTQGKWEGLVKKRHQCGDFYVVDLTMIAINTTDTDISDSEFIAMMFDRTDVYNSFKNTHRLTT; encoded by the coding sequence ATGGTTAATTTAGACTGCTTACACAAATATCGGGTCTTATATGTTGAAGACGATATTGAAACGCGCGAAGAATTGGAAATGATGCTGCGCACGAAAATTCAAAATCTTTATGTTGCCAGTAATGGCAAAGAAGGGTTAGCACTTTACAAACAGTACAAACCGGACATCGTGATTACGGATATTCAAATGCCGGTCATGAATGGGCTGTCTATGGCAGCAGATATTAAAGCCATCAATCCTGATCAGGCAATTGTGATTTTAAGCGCCTACAACGATACCGAATACTTATTTCGTGCGTTGCAAATTGGTCTGCAAGATTATATTACCAAGCCCATAAGCGTTGCGCATTTACTGGATAAACTTGTAAAAATTGTTAATCAACTATCCTTAAAATCGGAATTTGATCGCCAGCATAAACTGTTGGAACACTATAAACGCCTTATTGATGAAAAAGCTATCGTGGCTAAAATTTCAAGTAATGGATTAATCGACTATGTTAATAACAAATTTTGTCAGCTATCAGGTTATGCTGAACAGGAACTTTTGGGACAAGAGTTTTTACTTGACACTGAAATACTGAATACTGAGATTCAGCCTGAGACTCTATTTAACCTGATTACTACACAAGGTAAATGGGAAGGTTTAGTAAAAAAAAGGCATCAATGTGGTGACTTTTATGTGGTTGACCTGACCATGATTGCTATTAATACAACTGACACAGACATCAGTGACTCAGAGTTTATTGCCATGATGTTTGATAGGACTGATGTCTATAATTCCTTTAAAAATACACACAGGCTTACTACATGA
- a CDS encoding TolC family protein, whose translation MSIIPLKIHTGLLHDENAPLLRDNLMLSVRFYSLLFSALLTFPALAAEGLAPLHNLNLAACIELALKNHASLAVSDAMVEMAEAQYQQAMSAYWPHVTANSQAQHLNHDVNFTMQGTTQLPTSNALNAQLSQLGQTGIALGKALAQPIPINMNVKLFDRDLLMSSVNLTYPIFTGGKITALKNQAEKGKSVAQENRRKTELEVIRDVKKYYYGVVFAQQMEQLANDTLERFKLLEELTERLFKSGSMKVKKTDYLRTKVTTSLTRSILLEAQYARDLALQALSNAMGLNWDNSLSINPENQAHYLPTELARLVETAQQFNPDLQQLKFAIEASESKITEAYSGYYPAIGFQGSAYTVQNSYQSGLTNANNRDGWTVGIGLQWNLFDGFETTNKVSYANAMKKQLLNQQILLDQGMALQIKQQFLRLNSADQQIKSNEEATGFATENRILNTHAYQEELVETKDVIESQIVETFAQSAVYRSRYELNLAISGLEYLVGSNIPELK comes from the coding sequence ATGTCTATAATTCCTTTAAAAATACACACAGGCTTACTACATGACGAAAACGCCCCGCTGCTACGAGATAATTTAATGTTGTCAGTTCGGTTTTATAGCCTATTATTCTCTGCTTTACTGACATTCCCCGCTTTAGCTGCGGAGGGTTTGGCACCCTTGCACAATTTAAATCTGGCTGCCTGTATCGAGTTGGCACTCAAAAATCATGCCTCATTGGCTGTTTCTGATGCCATGGTGGAAATGGCAGAAGCTCAGTATCAGCAAGCCATGTCGGCCTATTGGCCGCATGTTACGGCTAACTCGCAAGCGCAACATCTTAATCATGACGTTAATTTTACCATGCAGGGTACTACTCAATTACCCACTTCTAATGCCCTAAATGCACAATTATCTCAACTAGGCCAAACCGGCATTGCATTGGGCAAAGCCCTTGCTCAACCCATTCCAATTAATATGAACGTGAAATTATTTGATCGCGATTTGTTAATGAGCTCGGTCAACCTCACCTACCCTATTTTTACGGGCGGCAAAATTACCGCCTTAAAAAACCAGGCAGAAAAAGGCAAAAGTGTGGCACAGGAAAACCGCCGCAAAACAGAACTGGAAGTGATTAGGGATGTAAAAAAATATTATTATGGCGTGGTGTTTGCCCAGCAAATGGAACAACTGGCGAATGACACACTGGAACGCTTTAAGCTACTGGAGGAATTAACCGAGCGTTTGTTTAAATCCGGTTCCATGAAAGTAAAAAAAACCGATTATTTACGCACCAAAGTAACCACTTCTTTAACGCGCTCAATTTTACTGGAAGCTCAATATGCCAGAGATTTGGCTTTACAGGCATTGTCTAACGCCATGGGATTAAATTGGGATAATAGCTTGAGCATTAACCCTGAAAATCAAGCGCATTATCTGCCAACCGAACTTGCTCGACTGGTAGAGACTGCCCAGCAATTCAATCCTGATCTGCAACAATTGAAATTCGCTATCGAAGCCTCGGAAAGTAAAATTACAGAAGCGTATAGCGGATACTACCCGGCCATTGGTTTTCAAGGCTCTGCCTACACGGTACAAAATAGTTATCAATCCGGTTTAACCAATGCCAATAATCGGGATGGCTGGACAGTGGGCATTGGCTTACAATGGAATTTGTTTGACGGCTTTGAAACCACTAACAAAGTGTCGTATGCCAATGCCATGAAAAAACAGCTGCTTAATCAGCAAATTTTGCTGGATCAAGGCATGGCATTACAGATTAAACAACAATTTTTACGCTTAAACAGCGCCGATCAGCAAATTAAATCCAATGAAGAAGCCACTGGCTTTGCAACCGAGAATCGGATACTGAATACCCATGCTTATCAGGAAGAACTGGTAGAAACCAAAGATGTGATTGAATCGCAAATTGTAGAAACTTTTGCACAAAGTGCAGTGTATCGTTCGCGCTATGAACTGAATTTGGCTATTTCTGGGCTGGAATATCTGGTAGGTAGCAACATTCCGGAGCTGAAATAA
- a CDS encoding PhnD/SsuA/transferrin family substrate-binding protein translates to MKAIILLAILWLSPCIAADNDEQPPHLHRLILGVYLPGLNDEVNVSDIRAAMDYWLQILSKDWSVDSNHTEFFVDINEMVRSFNNKQLDMISAPPMTIIKHFNMKDLSDGFAGVIHTNEHENSLVLLVKNHPDITNLESLRGKRLLIERDDELSDIFIDTQTRKQFNQSYTQFFSSIIFHKKNSQMILDLFFDKAEAALVYSTTYDVMVELNPQIKSRTKILLSYPFKTKSYGFFHRDFMLDNTLTLTTFLQQNFDHFQEDPRLQQLLIMYKTDALRVARIEELAPFKTLYDEYLKYTSSKGKHK, encoded by the coding sequence ATGAAAGCAATAATACTATTGGCTATACTTTGGCTTTCTCCGTGTATTGCTGCTGATAATGATGAACAGCCACCACATTTACACAGATTAATCTTGGGGGTTTATCTGCCCGGACTGAATGATGAAGTGAATGTTTCTGATATCCGCGCAGCTATGGATTACTGGTTACAAATACTGAGTAAAGATTGGTCGGTAGACTCCAACCATACCGAATTTTTTGTCGACATTAACGAAATGGTACGTAGCTTTAACAACAAGCAATTAGATATGATTAGCGCTCCGCCCATGACCATTATCAAGCACTTCAATATGAAGGACCTATCGGATGGTTTTGCTGGCGTTATCCATACTAACGAACATGAGAATTCTCTGGTTCTACTGGTAAAAAACCATCCAGACATTACCAATCTGGAAAGTTTACGCGGCAAACGTCTGTTAATAGAAAGAGATGACGAATTAAGTGACATTTTTATTGATACACAAACGCGTAAACAATTTAATCAAAGCTATACCCAGTTTTTTAGTAGCATTATATTCCATAAAAAAAACTCGCAAATGATACTGGATTTGTTTTTTGATAAAGCCGAGGCCGCTTTAGTCTACTCAACCACTTATGATGTGATGGTAGAGTTAAATCCACAAATCAAATCCCGAACTAAAATTCTACTTAGCTATCCATTCAAAACCAAATCCTATGGTTTTTTTCATCGGGATTTTATGCTAGACAATACCTTAACCCTCACTACCTTTTTACAACAGAATTTTGATCATTTCCAGGAAGACCCAAGACTGCAGCAACTGTTGATAATGTATAAGACTGATGCATTACGAGTGGCTCGTATTGAAGAATTAGCCCCTTTTAAAACACTTTACGATGAATATTTAAAATACACATCAAGTAAGGGTAAACACAAATAA
- a CDS encoding HAMP domain-containing sensor histidine kinase: MSNHRPKLIVKNKILLRVFVIFGSLLALNTLWLTWMIMPLQKQALQKIMYTQAVTVSRSIIQTSADAMLSEDMSFIVEHNVEVIRNNPGIRYVLVQQKRGHIIDINQQGWQLLEKLPEQFSHFVGDRESFNLLMDDQNNEIYHFVYPILFSNIQWGWLHVGFSTEDYRRNTAEMYSQVGIISAISLLVILSAGFIFARWITQPISAISALALKVAEGNLQVQAHISRNDEIGQLSESFNAMVVALQESKQQLQNYNQQLEDDVAERTKALDELNQSLDQRVKNEVIVRRQQEQLLIHQSRLAAMGEMIGAIAHQWRQPLNALGLVLQNIHYMYKQDKLDNDFMDRSLEKSDRLINNMSATIDDFRNFFKPNKIAEQFNLLESLQTVVDLLDASLKHNNINLVIDCDSNLKTVGYKSELSQVLLNLINNAKDVLVERNIKKPKILVSVSIVNQSILIDVVDNGGGVDASISDHIYDPYFTTKAEGKGTGIGLYMSKIIIETNMHGKLSCKNTDTGACFTINLPQNTEIAAQMSNPV; the protein is encoded by the coding sequence ATGAGCAATCATCGTCCAAAATTGATTGTAAAAAACAAAATTCTACTCCGCGTTTTTGTTATTTTTGGCAGTTTATTGGCTTTAAACACCCTGTGGCTAACCTGGATGATTATGCCTTTACAAAAGCAGGCCTTACAAAAAATCATGTACACCCAGGCCGTGACGGTTTCTCGTTCTATCATTCAAACCAGTGCCGATGCCATGCTATCAGAAGATATGAGCTTTATTGTGGAACACAATGTAGAGGTGATTCGTAATAATCCAGGTATTCGCTATGTTTTAGTGCAACAGAAACGCGGTCATATCATAGATATCAATCAACAAGGCTGGCAACTTCTTGAAAAACTGCCTGAGCAATTTAGCCATTTTGTGGGTGATCGGGAAAGCTTTAATCTATTGATGGATGATCAAAATAACGAAATTTACCACTTTGTTTATCCAATATTGTTTTCAAATATACAATGGGGCTGGCTGCATGTGGGTTTCTCTACCGAAGATTACCGGCGCAATACGGCAGAAATGTACAGTCAGGTGGGTATTATTTCCGCTATTTCCTTGCTGGTTATTTTAAGCGCTGGTTTTATTTTTGCCCGTTGGATCACGCAACCGATATCAGCCATCAGTGCCTTGGCTTTAAAAGTGGCGGAAGGCAATTTACAGGTACAAGCGCATATTTCGCGTAACGATGAAATTGGTCAGCTATCTGAAAGTTTTAATGCCATGGTGGTGGCTCTACAAGAATCGAAACAACAATTACAGAACTATAACCAACAACTGGAAGACGATGTTGCCGAACGGACCAAGGCACTGGACGAACTTAATCAAAGCCTCGATCAACGTGTAAAAAATGAAGTGATTGTGCGTCGCCAACAAGAGCAATTATTGATTCATCAATCGCGTCTGGCTGCCATGGGGGAAATGATAGGCGCTATTGCTCATCAATGGCGACAACCTTTGAATGCACTGGGGCTGGTATTGCAAAATATTCACTATATGTATAAGCAGGACAAGCTGGACAATGATTTTATGGATCGCAGTCTGGAAAAGTCGGATCGACTGATTAACAATATGTCTGCAACCATTGATGATTTTCGTAATTTTTTCAAACCCAATAAAATAGCTGAGCAGTTTAATCTATTGGAAAGCCTGCAAACTGTTGTAGACTTGCTAGATGCCAGCTTAAAACATAACAACATTAATCTGGTTATAGATTGTGATTCTAATCTTAAAACAGTGGGTTATAAAAGTGAATTGTCGCAAGTTCTGCTAAATTTGATCAATAATGCCAAAGACGTATTAGTGGAGCGCAATATCAAAAAACCTAAAATTCTTGTTAGCGTTTCTATTGTCAACCAAAGTATATTGATTGATGTCGTCGATAACGGTGGCGGTGTAGATGCCAGTATCTCCGATCATATCTATGATCCGTACTTTACTACTAAAGCAGAGGGCAAGGGCACGGGTATTGGTCTTTATATGTCGAAAATCATTATTGAGACAAATATGCATGGAAAACTAAGCTGTAAAAATACAGATACTGGCGCTTGTTTTACTATCAATTTACCACAAAATACGGAAATAGCGGCTCAAATGAGCAATCCTGTATAA
- a CDS encoding PhnD/SsuA/transferrin family substrate-binding protein, translated as MKPYFKFWPIFLGLLFASSHLQAEEKLNFFYLKSGLSELNASNKLVGLQILGEELSRHTHKETRIEGINSFDDFISSIERNEINFALLNVGDYLNHYKKLKPYLATDTYAIKRTDELYEEYVILVKKSSDIDSLNDLNLKRLALSTDHILYDEYLKYIIKQTSGKNVKQFLKTLHKSPTPSQSILDVFFGSTDACLVAKHIYNLNSAMNPAIVQDLKIIHSSGPMFIPAVLVVFAITPPEIRTQFSQAIIEDQVTARGKQMLELFKVSSVTPVSIEQFQPMLKMYQ; from the coding sequence ATGAAACCATATTTTAAATTCTGGCCAATTTTTCTTGGGCTATTATTCGCCTCTAGCCATCTGCAAGCCGAAGAAAAATTAAATTTCTTTTATTTAAAGTCTGGTTTATCAGAATTAAATGCCTCAAATAAATTAGTAGGCTTACAAATCCTAGGCGAAGAACTTAGCCGCCATACGCATAAAGAAACACGCATAGAAGGCATCAACTCTTTTGATGATTTTATAAGCAGTATTGAGCGTAATGAAATTAATTTTGCGTTATTAAATGTGGGTGATTATCTTAATCATTACAAAAAACTCAAACCCTATCTGGCAACAGACACGTATGCGATTAAACGCACTGATGAGTTATATGAGGAGTACGTAATACTGGTCAAAAAATCCAGTGACATTGATTCATTAAACGATTTAAACCTAAAACGCTTAGCTTTATCCACTGACCACATTCTTTACGATGAATATTTAAAATATATTATCAAGCAGACCAGTGGTAAAAATGTCAAACAATTTCTGAAAACCCTACATAAAAGCCCAACGCCATCGCAGTCGATACTGGATGTGTTTTTTGGCAGCACTGATGCCTGTTTGGTTGCCAAACATATTTATAATCTAAATTCGGCGATGAATCCAGCCATTGTGCAAGATTTAAAAATTATACATAGCTCTGGCCCTATGTTTATTCCTGCGGTGCTAGTGGTGTTTGCAATCACACCCCCTGAAATTCGCACACAATTTTCGCAAGCTATTATTGAAGATCAAGTGACTGCGCGTGGTAAGCAAATGTTAGAGCTTTTTAAAGTCAGCTCGGTTACTCCGGTATCCATAGAGCAATTTCAACCTATGTTGAAAATGTATCAGTAG